The genomic interval CGCCCAGAGGAACAGCAGCGCGCCCGCCAGCATGGGCGTGTAACCGAAGCGCCAGGCGGCATAGGCCGAGAGCAGCCCGCAGAGTGCCTCGATCAGCGGGTAGCGTGGCGAAATGGGCGCCTGGCAGCCGCGGCAGCGGCCGCGCAGCACGAGCCAGCTGATGATCGGAATGTTTTCCAGCGCGCTGATCGCGTGGCCGCATTTCGGGCAGCGCGAGCGCGGCACGGCGAGGTTGAAGGTTTCCTGCGGCGCCAGCGTTTCTTCGCGCAGTTCGGCGCACTGTGCTTCCCATTCGCGCTGCATCATCAGCGGCAGGCGATGAATGACGACGTTCAGAAAGCTGCCGACCATCAGGCCGAGGAGCAGGCAGAGTGCGGCCAGGCAAGCCGGCTGGGTGAGCAGCGTCGTCAATTGTGGTGACATGTATCGTTCCGCGCGCGTGTTCGCATCGTCAGCCGACGACGCCGCCCAGCTTGAAGATCGGCAGGTACATGGCCACCACCATGCCGCCGATGAGGCCGCCGAGCACGACCATGATGATCGGCTCCATCAGGCTGGAGAGGGCGTCAACGGCATCATCCACCTCGGCCTCGAAGAAATCGGCAACCTTGCTGAGCATCGAGTCGAGCTGGCCGGATTCCTCGCCGATCGCCACCATCTGTATCACCATGCTGGAGAACAGCTCGGTGTTCTGCATCGCTACCGTGAGGCTCTGCCCCGTGCTCACCTCATGCTTGATCTCTTGCGTGGCAACCACGTAGACATGGTTGCCGGAAGCGCCGCCCACCGAGTCGAGCGCTTCGACCAGCGGCACGCCGGCGGCGAACATGGTCGACAGCGTGCGCGTCCAGCGGGCGACGGTTGCCTTGCGCACCAGGTCGCCGAAGACGGGCAGGCGCAGCATGAGCCTGTCCATGGCAATCTGTACCGTCTTGGAGCGTTGCCAGGCGGCGAAAAAGGCATACAGCGCGCCAATGATGCTGCCGAAGATGAGATACCAGTACTCGACGAAAAAATCGGAGATGCTGATCAGTATCATGGTCGGCGCCGGCAGGTCGGCGCCGAAGTTGCTGAACACCTCCTTGAATGCCGGAATCACGAAAATCATGATCACCGCGACAATCACGAAAGCGACGATGATGATGGCGATGGGATAGAACAGCGCCGACTTGATCTTGGACTTGATGGCCAGGATCTTTTCCTTGTAAGTGGCCAGGCGGTCGAGCAGGGAATCGAGAATACCGGCCTGTTCTCCAGCGCCCACCAGGTTGCAGAACAGGCTGTCGAAGTAGAGTGGATGCTTGCGGAATGCCGCATTCAGGCTGGAGCCGGTTTCCACGTCGGCCTTGATGCTGCCCAGCAGCTTGCCGACGGCCGGATTGCTCGCGCCTTTGCTGACGATTTCAAATGCCTGGAGCAGCGGCACCCCGGCCTTCATCATGGTCGCCAGCTGGCGCGTGAACAGCGTGATGTCCTTGTCGGTAACCTTGCCGAGCTTGCCGATTTTCTGCTTCTGAACCTTGCTGACGAGCACGCCCTGGCGACGCAGCGTAGTGCGCACCAGCGTCTCGCCGCCGGCGCGCAGTTCACCGCGTATCAGCTTGCCGGTCTTGTCCCGGCCTTCCCAGATAAAGTTGAATTCCTTGACGGTACCGCTCTTGCTTGCGCTGGCCATCTGGTTTTCTCCCCTTGTTCTTTCGCTTCTTCTGCTCCGGCGTATCCGCCAAGCCTATCCACGGAGCGGATCAAGCATTTTCCTGCTTCCTGTTCCTGTTTTTGCATCCGAACGAAGCGCAAACACCACGAATTCCGCAAACGCTGCATAGATTAGCAGAGGTTGTTGATAACGTAGCGGCTTTCGTCGTGGTAGTTGGCGGTTTCTTCTGCATTTCGTTAATTTTTCGGGCTTTGCGAAATTTCCCGAAGAACGAAAATGCCTCCGCCGCATTTCCCGCTTGTTTCGCCCACGTTTCGTGCCACTGCTCCGTTACGCCGCTACCCGAATCGAGTAATCTTAGCATGCGGCGGGTTCGAGCAATGGATGAGGCCGGCTGATCGGTGCTGCATCCGTCTTTGTGCAGTGACAACGCCATGCCACCATGCCGTGCTCACTCCTGCACCCTCGGCGCGCAAGGATAAAGTCAGTCATGGCACAAATGAAATGATCTATCCATTGGTCATGCTGTTTCGTGTATTGGGTATACTGCTGCGTTTCGCCATGCAGGCTGTGATGCTGCAGTCGCAAGCGATCGTGCAATGGGTCGACGGGCGAGGGGGCCTTGCCGCAGCGGCGCAGATAGAAACTCAGGAATTCAGAATGAAAAATTTTTCAAGTGCGGCAGTCCTTTTTCTGGTGCTGCTGAGTGGATGCGCGGATGGCAGCGTTGACAAGGATGGCGTGCCCAAGGTCGATATCCACGGGACCATCATTGCCTCGACAGATGAAAAAGCCCTGGCCTTCGCAAAGGAGTGGGGGCTTCCGGCGCCAGGCGCTCGCATGATTTCGGTGCATGGAAAACAGATGCCTCTCCAGGTGTTTCTGCTGACCTACTGTCAAGGAAAAGTTGGCAACGATACCTGTGAGCGTGGATTGAAAATTGCTCGAATCGACTCGAGCGGCGGTCCCCGAAAGGAACTGCCCGAAGGCTTGTAGGCATCGTGCCCGACAGCGCGCTCGAGGCGGACGGCGGTGCCGTCGCCGGGCTTTGAGGTTGTCCCTTGAGCTTGTTTCTATTGGAAGGAAAATTCCCCATGAAGAAAAATGCAATGATGATGTTCGCGTTGATTGCAGCCCTGGTTCTGGCCGGCTGCAAGGAAGAAAAGCCACAGGAGCCTGTCCAGACCGTCGAGTGGTTCAAGGCGCATCAGGCCGAGCGTGAGGCCCGGCTGGCCAAATGCAACGCTAACCCCGGTGAGTTGGCGGCCACGCCCAATTGCGTCAATGCCAGTCGCGCCGAGTCATCCTCGGTTTGGAGCAAGCGTGGCGGAATCAAGGCGCCGGCGGCATTGACCTTCGAGAAGAATGACGGGAAATAACCTTGCATTTTTCCGTCGTCAAGCTGGACAGTTCAGCAATTCAGACGGCCTGCCAGCGAGGGCTGGCATGGTCATCTCAAACATTGGAAGACGGGGTATCAATGAATCTTCGGTGGTTTCTTGCCATTTCGATACTTTTTATCGCAAATGCCCATGCGGTTCCGCCTCGTGCAGTAGATGCCGAGCAGTTCGATATTGCCGGCGTCAGACTCGGCATGAGTCCACAGGCGGCCGTTGCGGCCATTTCCACAAAACTGGGTGTCGACAGGCGAGTCATCGAGTTCGATAAATTTCCGCAACGGAACCCGGTCACCAACAGCAAGGAAGCAAAGTACTTTACCGTCAGGACAGGCGGCGCGTCGGTCACCGTCCATTTCGAGCCCAATGTTCCATACAGTCCGAAAAACAAGATGGCGGTCAGCATGATCATTTACGAACAGCCCTGGACCGCGGAAAACGTTGCCGCCATGAAAGACATGGCCATCAAAAAATATGGAGCGCCCTCCAACGGAACGAATGGCGTCTCCTATCAATGGTGCCTTCAGCCCCATGACAATCCAGGCTTTGGCTGTTCGGAATTCAGAGGCCCGAAGCTCGAACTGAGCGGAACAAAATTGCAGATCGAGGATTTTCGGCGCCGCCAGGCGGTCATCGATTTCATGAACAAGAGCAATAGCTCAAGACCGTCGTTCTGATTGCTCAACTCTGCCGAGGACAGCCGCCATGAAAAACCAGATTCTGCACAATCCGCGCTGCTCGAAAAGTCGTGCCGCGCTCGAACTGCTCAACCAGCGCGAGGTCGATGTGGCCGTGGTGGACTATCAGCAAAACCCGCCCGGCAAGGACGAGCTGCGCGAAATCCTTCGTCTGCTCGACAAGAAACCGCTGGAGGTGATCCGCGTCAATGACGGCCTGTTCAGCGAACTCGGCCTCGCCGAAGACAACGGCTACAGCGACGAGCAATGGCTGGACGTACTCGCCGCGCATCCCGGGCTGCTCGAACGTCCAATCGTCATTTACAACGGCAAAGCCGCCATCGGTCGCCCCATCGAAAACGTGATGGCGATTCTCTGAGAGATTCGACCATTCAACCGATCGATTCAAGCCCGGCTGTCGCCGAACTTCTGCTAGACTGCGCGCCGCGCTGGCGCTTTGCAGTCTGTCGCCGCGTCATGCGAGCGGATTTTCCCTGCATTCATCCCCATTTTGCCGCCCCACAGACTGCGGCATGTGTTACATGCAGGGCCGGCTCGCGGAGTATTCCATGAAGTTTACCGACCTCGGCCTGCGCGCCGAGATCCTGCGTGCGATCGACGCGCAGGGCTATGACACGCCCACGCCCATCCAGGCTCAGGCGATTCCCCTGGTGCTGGCAGGCCATGATCTGATGGCCGCAGCGCAAACCGGCACCGGCAAGACCGCGGGCTTTACCTTGCCCATACTCCAGCTCATCAGCAGCCGCCCAGCGCGTTCCGCACGGCGGCCGCGCGTATTGGTGCTGACGCCGACCCGCGAGCTGGCGGCCCAGGTGGGCGAGAGCGTGCGTATCTACGGACAGCATCTGTCGCTGAAGACGGCGGTGATTTTTGGCGGCGTTTCCATGGGGCCGCAGGAAAAGGCGCTGAAAGCCGGCGTGGATATCCTGGTCGCCACGCCCGGCCGCTTGCTCGATCATCTGGGGCAGGGCATCGCAAACCTCGATGGCGTCGAAATCCTGGTGCTCGACGAGGCCGATCGCATGCTCGACATGGGGTTTCTGCCCGACATGAAAAAGCTGTTCGCGCGTTTGCCCAAAGAGCGCCAGACGTTGCTGTATTCGGCGACTTTCTCCGACGAGATCCGGCACCTGGCGACCGGGCTTTTGAAGGAGCCGCGTTCAGTGGAGGTCGCGCCGCGCAATTCGACCACCGAACTCGTCAGCCAGGCGGTGTATCCGGTCGACAAGGCGAGAAAACGCGATCTGTTGATCAAGCTCATCCAGGATCACGACTGGCATCAGGTGCTGGTGTTTACCCGCACCAAGCATGGCGCCAATGCGCTGGCCGAGAAGCTCGACAAGGCCGGCATCAGCGCAGCGGCGATTCACGGCAACAAGAGCCAGAACGCGCGCACCAAGGCGCTGGCCGACTTCAAGGGCATGAGGCTCAACGTATTGGTGGCCACCGACATTGCGGCGCGCGGCATCGATATCGATCTGCTGCCCCATGTGGTGAATTACGAGTTGCCGAACGTGCCCGAAGACTATGTGCATCGCATCGGCCGCACCGGGCGTGCAGGTTCGGAGGGGCAGGCGGTTTCCCTGGTCTGCGTCGATGAACATCAGTTGCTGAGGAACATCGAGCGCCTGATCAAGAAACCCATCGAGCGGCGCCAGGTACCCGGTTTCGAGCCGGATCCCAGCATCCGTCCCGAGCCGATAGAAAATGGGCGGAGTGGAGGACGTGGAGGAAGCGGACGGAACGACCGGAGCCGTGGCGGGCGCAGCGCCGATGGGGCGCGCGGTTCATCCGGCCAGCGTCCGCCGCAGTCGAAAGAGGCTGCTCGCGCAGGAGGCAGAGGTAAACGGCCAATCAGCAGAGGCAGCGCAATGTAAAAGCGGTAAAGCCGTACCGCCTCAGGCAATCCGGCAAACGGTATCGAAATCCAGGCGTGGGCCGCGCGGGTAGAGCTTGCCTGGGTCGCCATGGCCCAGGTTGATGAGGAACACCGATTTCAGCGGCGTGCCGGCGAAGAAGGCGGCGTCCAGGGTGGTTTTGTCGAAGCCGCCCATCGGGCCGCAGTCCAGTCCCAGCGCGCGTGCGGCAAGAATGAGGTAAGCGCCCTGCAAGGTGCTGTCGCGCAGGCTGGTTTCTTCGATCATGGCATCGTTGCCGACGAACCAGGAGCGCGCATCGGTGGCCGGATACAGCGTGGGCAGATGTTCGTAGAAAGTCATGTCGCGCGCCACGATCACGGTGACCGGGGCGGCCATGGTCTTTTCGACATTGCCGGCCGCCAGCGCGGGCTTGAGCCTGGCCTTGGCTTCTTGCGATTTGACGAACACGAAGCGGGCCGGGCAGTTGTTGGCCGCGGTCGGCCCCCATTTGAGCAGGTCGTAAAGCTGGCGCAGCGTCGCATCGGAAACTTCTTCCGCTGCGAAACCATTGTGGGTGCGTGCGTTGGTGAATAGCTGGGCGAGGCTGGCGGTGTCGAGCGGTGCGGGCATGGGGTCTCCGAGTGTATCAGTGGCTGGAAATGGTGGCTGGAATGGCATCCATGCGCGTTAGTATATTGACCCGACAGGGCGGGTGCCAATTGTCAGTTGCCGCGCGCTGCTGCAATGGTCGAGCGACTGGATTCGGCAGCATTTCAAATATCAACGGATGGGATGAATCTTGAAAATCGCCACCTGGAATGTCAATTCATTGAAAGTCCGCCTGCCGCAGGTGCTGGACTGGCTGGCGCTGCAGCAGGCGGATGTGCTGTGCCTGCAGGAAACCAAGCTGGAGGACAAGGTTTTCCCACTGGCCGAGATCGAGGCGGCGGGCTATCGGGCGGCTTTTGTCGGGCAGAAGACCTACAACGGCGTCGCCATTCTGGCGCGTCGCGAGCGCGGGGAGATCGAGGCGGTCGAGCGCGGAATCGCGGGATTCGCCGATGAACAGCAGCGGGTGATCAGCGCCACCATCGGCGGCGTGCGCATCGTCTGCGCCTATGTGCCCAATGGACAGAGCGTGGATTCCGACAAATACCAGTACAAGCTGCGCTGGCTGGCGGCGCTGCGTGACTGGCTGGCGGCGGAACTGGAGAAATATCCGCAGCTTGCGCTGTTGGGCGATTACAACATCGCGCCGGAAGACCGCGACGTGCATGATCCCGCCGCCTGGCAGGACCAGGTGCTGTGCAGCGCGCCCGAGCGGGCGGCGTTCCGCGGCTTGCTCGACCTGGGGCTGACGGACGCCTACCGCCTCTTCGAGCAGCCGGAAAAGAGTTATTCGTGGTGGGATTACCGCATGATGGGCTTTCGCCGCAACCAGGGACTGCGCATCGATCACATCCTGCTGTCGGCGCCCCTGGCGGCAAGGTGCACTGCCTGCGTCATCGACAAGGAACCGCGCCGTCTGGAGCGGCCTTCGGATCATGCGCCGGTGATGGCGACGCTGGACGCAGCCTGACGTAGATCAGGTTGGCTCACCGAGTCAGCGCATGCCGGGCAGCATGCCCTTCATGTTGCGCATCATCTTCTGCATGCCGCCCTTGGTGAATTGCTTCATCATTTTCTGCGTCTGCTCGAACTGGTTCAGCAGACGATTGACCTCCTGCACCTGAACGCCGGCGCCGGCGGCGATGCGGCGCTTGCGGCTGGCCTTGATGAGTTCGGGCTTGGCGCGTTCGGCGGGGGTCATGGAATTGATGATGCCTTCGATACGGCGGATCGCCTTGTCCTCGACGCCGCCGCCGGCCTGTTGCGCGGCCTGGGCGAATTGCGCCGGGAGTTTTTCCAGCAGCGAGGAAATTCCGCCCATCTTGCGCATCTGGCCGATCTGCTCCTTGAAGTCGTTGAGGTCGAAACCCTTGCCCGACTTGAGCTTCTGCGCCAGCGCCTGGGCTTTTTCCTGATCGACGCCGCGCTGCGCTTCCTCGACCAGACCGAGGATGTCGCCCATGCCGAGGATGCGCGAAGCCATGCGCTCGGGATGAAACTCCTCGATGCCGGCGAGCTTCTCGCCGATGCCGGCAAACTTGATCGGCTTGCCGGTGATCTGGCGCACCGACAGCGCCGCGCCGCCGCGCGCATCGCCGTCGAGCTTGGTCAGGATGACGCCGCTCAGCGGTAGCGCTTCATTGAACGCCTTGGCCGTATTCACGGCATCCTGGCCGAGCATGGCGTCGACGACGAACAGCGTTTCGATCGGCTTGAGCTGGGCGTGCAGCAGCTTGATCTCGGCCATCATCGCTTCGTCGATCGCCAGGCGGCCGGCGGTATCGACGAAGAGCACGTCGTAGTAATGCTTCTTCGCGTAATCGAGCGCGGCGGCGGCGATGTCGGCCGGTTTCTGGCTGCCCGACGACGGGAAAAAATCGATGCCGGCCTGGCCGGCGACCGTTTTCAACTGCTCGATGGCGGCGGGGCGATAGACGTCGCAGGAAACCGCGAGAATCTTTTTCTTCTGCCGCTCGCGCAGCCATTTGCCGAGCTTGGCCGTGGTGGTGGTCTTGCCGGCGCCCTGCAGACCGGCCATCAGGATCACGGCGGGCGGCTGGGCAGCCAGATTCAGGCCGCTGTTCGCGCCGCCCATCAGTTCGGTCAGTTCGCGATGCACCACGCCGACCAGCGCCTGGCCGGGCGTGAGCGAGCCGATGACTTCCTGGCCGACGGCTTTTTCCCTGACGCGGGCGATGAAATCCTTGACCACCGGCAGGGCGACGTCGGCCTCGAGCAGCGCCATGCGCACTTCGCGCAGCATCTCGCTGATATTGTCTTCGGTCAGGCGGGCCTGACCACGGATGGTCTTGACGACCTTGGCAAGGCGTTGCGTCAAATTGTCGAGCATGGCGGGAGTCCAGTATCCGGGAATTGGCTGCGGATAGGGTAAACTGAAAAAATGACGATGATTCTACTGCATCTGCTTGCGGCGGCCCTGTATCTTGGCCTTGCCGGCCACTTCTGGCGCACGCGCTGGCGCGGGGCGGTGCGCAGCCAGACGCAGCCACATGGCGCGCTGCACGGCTGGGAGCGCGGTCTGCTGCTGGTCACGCTGGCGCTGCATGGCGTCGTCCTCAATCAGGGTATTTTTGCCGATGGCGTGATGCGCTTCGGCTTTTCCGTTTCCCTGTCGATGATGCTCTGGCTGGCCATCGCCGCCTATTGGATCGAAAGTTTCTACACCCGCATGGAAGGACTGCAGATCCTCGGTTTTCCGCTGGCGGCCGTCTGCTCGCTGCTGCCGCTGGTCTGGCCGAGCCCGCATTTGCAGGCCAATACCGATACGCTGGCCTTCCGCGCGCATTTCATCGTGGCCATGCTGGCCTACAGCCTGTTCAGCCTTGCGGCCATGCATGTGCTGCTGATGGCCGCGGCCGAGCGCAGCCTGCACAAGGGCCGGCTGCTGCCTCTGCTTTCCAGCCTGCCGCCGTTGCTGACGATGGAAGCGCTGTTGTTCCGCCTGATCTACATCGGTTTCTTTCTTCTGACGCTGACGGTGCTGTCGGGCGTGTTCTTCTCCGAAGCGCTGTTCGGCAAGCCCTGGTCCATCGATCACAAGACGGTCTTCGGTTTCATCTCCTGGCTGATTTTTGCCGCGCTGCTGCTGGGGCGTCATCTGCGCGGCTGGCGCGGCAGACTGGCCATGCGCTGGACGCTGGCCGGCTTTGCCGTCTTGCTGCTGGCTTATGTGGGCAGCCATTTCGTCATTGAAGTGATCCTGCATCGCGCGGCGGCCGCCTGAGCTGATTCCGCACCTCCAACTCCACCCAATGGATGACATCCCTTTATCGACCCGGCTGATCGTCCTGGCCGTACTGCTGCTGCTCTCGGGTTTTTTCGCCATGGCCGAGGCGGCGATGATGGTGGCGAATCGCCATCGCCTGCGGCAGCTTGCCAAAGAGGGCCATCGTGGTGCGCAACTGGCCGCGCGCTTGCTTGATCGAACCGATCGGCTGATCAGCCTGAGCCTGATTTCCAAGACGCTGATCAATGCTGCGGCCGCCATCTTGACCGGGCACATCGCCCTGACGCTGCTTGGCGCGGAAAAATGGACGCCGGCAATCGGCATCCTGCTCATCACTTTTTGTCTGCTGGTATTTTCCGAAATCACGCCGAAGGTGATTGGCGCGGCCTATCCGGATTGGCTGACGCTGCGCCTGGGCTACATCCTGACGCCCCTGCAGCGCATCAGCGCGCCGCTGGTCAGCTTCATCAACCTGTTTGTCGGGGCGCTGCTCAAGCTGCTGCATCTGGAAGCCGGGAGCGGGCATGGGGCGCAGCGCATTTCGCCCGAGGATCTGCGCGCCATGGTGCTCGAAGCCGGGCATTTCATTCCGCAGCAGCACCAGAGCATGTTGCTGAACCTGTTCGAGCTCGAACGCATCGAGGTCGATGACATCATG from Sterolibacterium denitrificans carries:
- the arsC gene encoding arsenate reductase (glutaredoxin) (This arsenate reductase requires both glutathione and glutaredoxin to convert arsenate to arsenite, after which the efflux transporter formed by ArsA and ArsB can extrude the arsenite from the cell, providing resistance.); translated protein: MKNQILHNPRCSKSRAALELLNQREVDVAVVDYQQNPPGKDELREILRLLDKKPLEVIRVNDGLFSELGLAEDNGYSDEQWLDVLAAHPGLLERPIVIYNGKAAIGRPIENVMAIL
- a CDS encoding cytochrome C assembly family protein translates to MTMILLHLLAAALYLGLAGHFWRTRWRGAVRSQTQPHGALHGWERGLLLVTLALHGVVLNQGIFADGVMRFGFSVSLSMMLWLAIAAYWIESFYTRMEGLQILGFPLAAVCSLLPLVWPSPHLQANTDTLAFRAHFIVAMLAYSLFSLAAMHVLLMAAAERSLHKGRLLPLLSSLPPLLTMEALLFRLIYIGFFLLTLTVLSGVFFSEALFGKPWSIDHKTVFGFISWLIFAALLLGRHLRGWRGRLAMRWTLAGFAVLLLAYVGSHFVIEVILHRAAAA
- the ffh gene encoding signal recognition particle protein; its protein translation is MLDNLTQRLAKVVKTIRGQARLTEDNISEMLREVRMALLEADVALPVVKDFIARVREKAVGQEVIGSLTPGQALVGVVHRELTELMGGANSGLNLAAQPPAVILMAGLQGAGKTTTTAKLGKWLRERQKKKILAVSCDVYRPAAIEQLKTVAGQAGIDFFPSSGSQKPADIAAAALDYAKKHYYDVLFVDTAGRLAIDEAMMAEIKLLHAQLKPIETLFVVDAMLGQDAVNTAKAFNEALPLSGVILTKLDGDARGGAALSVRQITGKPIKFAGIGEKLAGIEEFHPERMASRILGMGDILGLVEEAQRGVDQEKAQALAQKLKSGKGFDLNDFKEQIGQMRKMGGISSLLEKLPAQFAQAAQQAGGGVEDKAIRRIEGIINSMTPAERAKPELIKASRKRRIAAGAGVQVQEVNRLLNQFEQTQKMMKQFTKGGMQKMMRNMKGMLPGMR
- a CDS encoding malonic semialdehyde reductase, coding for MPAPLDTASLAQLFTNARTHNGFAAEEVSDATLRQLYDLLKWGPTAANNCPARFVFVKSQEAKARLKPALAAGNVEKTMAAPVTVIVARDMTFYEHLPTLYPATDARSWFVGNDAMIEETSLRDSTLQGAYLILAARALGLDCGPMGGFDKTTLDAAFFAGTPLKSVFLINLGHGDPGKLYPRGPRLDFDTVCRIA
- a CDS encoding type II secretion system F family protein, translating into MASASKSGTVKEFNFIWEGRDKTGKLIRGELRAGGETLVRTTLRRQGVLVSKVQKQKIGKLGKVTDKDITLFTRQLATMMKAGVPLLQAFEIVSKGASNPAVGKLLGSIKADVETGSSLNAAFRKHPLYFDSLFCNLVGAGEQAGILDSLLDRLATYKEKILAIKSKIKSALFYPIAIIIVAFVIVAVIMIFVIPAFKEVFSNFGADLPAPTMILISISDFFVEYWYLIFGSIIGALYAFFAAWQRSKTVQIAMDRLMLRLPVFGDLVRKATVARWTRTLSTMFAAGVPLVEALDSVGGASGNHVYVVATQEIKHEVSTGQSLTVAMQNTELFSSMVIQMVAIGEESGQLDSMLSKVADFFEAEVDDAVDALSSLMEPIIMVVLGGLIGGMVVAMYLPIFKLGGVVG
- a CDS encoding DEAD/DEAH box helicase; this encodes MKFTDLGLRAEILRAIDAQGYDTPTPIQAQAIPLVLAGHDLMAAAQTGTGKTAGFTLPILQLISSRPARSARRPRVLVLTPTRELAAQVGESVRIYGQHLSLKTAVIFGGVSMGPQEKALKAGVDILVATPGRLLDHLGQGIANLDGVEILVLDEADRMLDMGFLPDMKKLFARLPKERQTLLYSATFSDEIRHLATGLLKEPRSVEVAPRNSTTELVSQAVYPVDKARKRDLLIKLIQDHDWHQVLVFTRTKHGANALAEKLDKAGISAAAIHGNKSQNARTKALADFKGMRLNVLVATDIAARGIDIDLLPHVVNYELPNVPEDYVHRIGRTGRAGSEGQAVSLVCVDEHQLLRNIERLIKKPIERRQVPGFEPDPSIRPEPIENGRSGGRGGSGRNDRSRGGRSADGARGSSGQRPPQSKEAARAGGRGKRPISRGSAM
- the xth gene encoding exodeoxyribonuclease III; translation: MKIATWNVNSLKVRLPQVLDWLALQQADVLCLQETKLEDKVFPLAEIEAAGYRAAFVGQKTYNGVAILARRERGEIEAVERGIAGFADEQQRVISATIGGVRIVCAYVPNGQSVDSDKYQYKLRWLAALRDWLAAELEKYPQLALLGDYNIAPEDRDVHDPAAWQDQVLCSAPERAAFRGLLDLGLTDAYRLFEQPEKSYSWWDYRMMGFRRNQGLRIDHILLSAPLAARCTACVIDKEPRRLERPSDHAPVMATLDAA
- a CDS encoding EexN family lipoprotein, with translation MSLFLLEGKFPMKKNAMMMFALIAALVLAGCKEEKPQEPVQTVEWFKAHQAEREARLAKCNANPGELAATPNCVNASRAESSSVWSKRGGIKAPAALTFEKNDGK